The sequence below is a genomic window from Montipora capricornis isolate CH-2021 chromosome 14, ASM3666992v2, whole genome shotgun sequence.
CACTTCTCAAAGCTTACTTTGTGTATTCATTGCAATACCAAGATAAGTCAAGGGAAATGCTCCAATGAGAGTTGTGTTCAATTTAATAAAAACCTGAATGACTATGAGATGGAAATATGCTATTTCATCCCAATTAAGGACCAGATTCAACGAATTTTAACAGGTATGTAGGACAGGTAATCAATGCTATATAGATTGATTGATAATCAATTAACTGCTGCATATACTTTTGTTTTGGTGTGACTGTTTTATGAATACTGGTCCAAACCACAAAAATGAAATTGCAAGGGAGATCTTTAAGGCAAATGATCAGTGTGTCCTCTTTTTAATCACATCCAAGGCTCTTCATGTCTGATTTACATGTAAGCAAACTTATTATTGTCTTGTTGTCTCTGAACTACAATAAGCAAGCACATCCCATAATCAACCACCGGTGCATGTCATTTTGAATAGTCACATATTCTAACAACATGCCCTGAAGATTATTCTGGTACTATTATTGCTAGTTGCTTTCTTCGAAATTCcaagataataattattatcttgcAAAGTAAAGAATACATGTACAGGAATACAGTCCCTTTAACatcctgtttcttttttttccattttgatattgACAGAACATTGGGACAAAATAAAGGAATACAAACATGACCATGTTCATGGTCAAGGCTTCTTCTATGATATTTGCTGTGGTAAAGTGTATCAGCAAACACCAGGCAAAGATGATCCACAGAAGCAGATATCATTGGTATACCACATAGATGGAGCACCTGCAGTCAAGTCAAAGTCAATGAACCTCTGGCCAATCCAATGTTTTGTTGTTGAACTTCCACCTAAACTGAGATATTGCTTTTCAAATATCCTGGTTTGTGGCCTTTCATGTACTCCAAAAAAACCAGATCTGAAAGTTTTCCAAGAAAAATTTGTGAGTGCGTTGGAGCAGCTTCAGCATGGTCAAGTGAAAGTTGGGGGAGAGCTGGCAAACATTTCTGTGCAAAGAATCATTCTACATGGCCATCTTGCTGATCTTGTTGCAAAAGCCCCATCCCTGAGTTTTTGTCAGTATAATGGCAAGAGTGGCTGCTCCATTTGCTTACATCCAGGAGAAAGAATTCAGCAAGGTAAAGGGAGTATTCGAATTTACCCATACACGAACCAGTTACCACCTCAGCGGACACACGCCCATACAGCTTAGTCGTTGTAGCCTGGAGGCCACGTTGTCCGGGAACACTATAAACCTAGTCTCGAATGACGCACAAAAGATCGAGAAGTCTTTAAACAGTATTGGCGTTATGCTATCTGGTTACTGACAAACGACGTTATTACTGACAATGACATTGAAATTCCTGAACTTCTTATACGAAGTTATCAGCGGCTAATACCAAGCTTGTATGGAGAAAGAGAGCAAACATACACCTGTCATGCACTTGGGCATCTTCCAGATCAGGTACGCAAACATGGCCCCCTGATACTGCATTCAAGCTTTGTGTTTGAAGCTATGATCAGTCACTTGAAGCGTCAGTTCCATGGCACAAGAGGAATTGTGGCACAAATTGTTAGAAATCTCCTTTTTGCCCAAAATTCTGGTTCTTACATTAAAAAGGAGACAAAAGAGCCCCAAGAAGTCAAGTCCTTTATTGAGGACAACATCAtggaaaagaaagacaaaggcCTTCACAAAGTTGGAGCTACCTGTTCTTTCATTCTTCCCTTGAAGAGCAGTCCAGACCTACCAGATGGAGTCGTGCATTGTTTGGATCTGGAGGGTCAACAAGTTCACCAGGCTGAAAGAATGCTCAAAGATGGCCAAGTGTTTCACAGTTTGGCCTACAAAAGGAGAGGGGAAAGCTGTAGTTACATTGTGGAATTCAAAGAAAATGGCAACATTGAATTTGGAACTGTGCAGTATTACTTGCTTGCAAGGAACTCTGGGTTTGCTGTGATTTCCAAGTTTCAAAAGCAAGGAAACATATGTTCTTTCGGGCTTGAAAGACAAGATGACCCAATGATAAGTTTGTTCATTGACAGAGGCATTCTTGGGAATCATTTTCAAGCTGTAACAGAAACACCATTAGTCAGCTGTATTGATTGTGATAACATTTTGCCCAGGTGCATATTTGTGCCTTCTGAAGAAGATGAAGTATGTGGCTATGTGAGTCCTGTGTTAAGGCACTATCAACATgattaaaggaaaataagatTAGACCCTGTTAtatttctcaaactgaaaagaCCTTGAGGTACTATTAATTTAAATCTTAGGAGACAATATTTGATTACAAAGAGTCTTTGTTTGTCTTCATGGATTTCTTGAACATAAGTATTAAAATTTCCTTGGAAGGGGGGACAGGGATTGAACAGCATTGAAGTGGACTAATATACAATTGCTGTACCATTAGACCTGAAATTATGAACAGTACAGTTGCATTTGcgactatttttttttatatctttgGTGACTACATCATTCCCAAAAATCATCACCTTGCAAGTAGTTTTCGCCTCATGCCACAAAAAAGCAAATGACTTTGTAACTCTGTTTCTAATTTTGAGCTAAATACACTGTTAATAATAGTAAGGAAATGTAAAACAAAATGTTGTGCATCTTACTTTGTGCATATATTACAAAACATGGGACAAAATTGTTTTGAACCTACTTTCTATGATCTGCCATCATAGCACTGATTACTTTATCAATATCAGGGATTTCTTGTGCATGTTGTTTGGTAAGCTCTCAGCACATTCCAGATACAATGTTACAACGTTTCTATGGAGGTTTCACAAGATTTTGTCCCTTACAGAAGCCAGACATCCCTTAATCAAGGTCTTGTTTCATACTTTCATACTGTAACATTAGCCGGGCTGAAAAGTGTTAATCATCATATCAGGGAAATCATTATTAAAGTTTGTTATATTGGGGTTCTACTGTCCCAAATCTACAATTATTGTCTTTGTTGATCATTGTAAAATTATTGCAGTGCCAAGTAGTTCAAGTTCTGTAGGCAATGAAAACTGTTGATCATTATTTTGTAAACCTTAATCATTTGTAAACCAGTTACATTTTAATCAATGAGATCAATATATGTTGCCACTAAAATTTTTGGAACCAGTCGGAAAAAGTGactaaatttaatattttgatTCAAGTCTTATCTTCACTATCTGAAAAGCTATCAAGATTAAATGATAAAAGCATCATGTATACTGTTTATTACATTGAAAGCTGGTCAAAATGTATTGAATAGGTAATAACTCCTTTGGATTTATGTAGTTATTTATAcaatatattaattttattatgtgTAAATAATAGTGTAAAATCTTGGTGAGGATTCCTGCATATATATTACTGTATCTCAGTAGAGATCTTAGCAGaatcaatttttgaaaacagtttaaataaattaattctTCAAGATCTTCATAAGTTCTTTCAGATTTTGGAGGATCCCTacaaatattttccaaaaattcagGTACACAGTAAGATTATTGTAAAGATTATTGCAAGATCCTCACAGAACCTTGAGGATTTTCAAGGGTCCTTGAAGATCCTTGGAGGATTCTCACTGAACTCTTGAGGATTTTCAAGGATCCTGATAAAATCGTTTAACATCCCTTTAAAGTTCCTTGAAGGATCCTTAAAGAATCCatgaggatcttcaaggatcctgaTAAAGACCTTTTTAAGATCCCTTTAAAGATCTAAGATCCTTGAAGTATCCTCAAAgaatccttgaggatcttcaaggatcctgaTAAAGACCTTTTAAGATCCCTCTAAAGATTCTTTTAAGATTCTTGACGGATCCTCAAAGAAcctttgaggatctttaaggatcctgataaagatcttttcaagatcaCCATAAGGATcctttaaagatctttgcaagatcctcatgggatctttaaggatctttgcCAAGATCCTCATACTAACTTGTACTAGGATCTTTCCAAGATCCTCACAAGATCCTCAGAATGTCCTCAAGGATCCTTGCAAGTAATTTTAGCAACTgaagatctttgaggatctttcaaaGCTCCTtcaaagatctttgaaagatccttatccttgaggatctttatCAGGTCTTTGAGGATCTccaaagatcctcaaagatcctgTGAGGTTTTTCACCAGGGTATTCTACTGCCATCCCCTGAGCCACCTCGAGAGGAGACCCATCAAATCTAACCCAACGTATTGACGGTCTGGCCACACTTAAAGGGTTGAAATCGACAGTAAATTCCCGTGCTGGAGTGGCTGGAGAGACACCCTTAAAACGTTTGGAAAGGGGCTAAAAGGAAAGGAGATGGCAAAATTACAAGAGGAGGTGGCTCTGGGGATGACAGTTCTGGCCTCAAAAACTGAGAAAGGAGATTGACTCCCTTTCAAAACTGCCATCCAAGAGCGGGACGGAGAGGAAAAAATAACTAATTAAGTCTGATAACAAAATGTACTTTAATGCCTAACACAAGCAAGCTAAAGTAATACAAGGCAAGCCAGGAAAACTACTGAAAACTAGCGTGGCCACGCGGAGCCCTAGAATAAGGGGAAAAGCGACCCCTACCGGCATGCTGGATAGACATGCGGCGAAAGCACCTAAACGAAGTGTGGCCTAGAATACCACAGAAATCGCATATAATAGCACTGGATCTGAGAGGCCCCCCGAAAGAGCGACCTGGAGGAAACTGAGAGCTAGTACAATCCCCACGAAGAGACTTATCCACTTTGGAGATACGGTTGAGCACGTGGGTGTACTCTTTCTCTGCAAAGAGGGTGAGGAAGTATGCTCGGAACTGTTTAGGATCCTTATCCAGATAGCCACGCATCGTCATGGAGAGGAAGGAGGCCTTGGGATGACTATTCTACTTTGCATCACTCGACAAAGACTCAGCCATAGAAAGGGCGGTATATTTATCGAAATCCACCAAGTTCCACAAGCCGTATGCAGAAAGGCGCTCCAACTGCACATCAATATCAGTAGCTTTCTGCATACTCTCCAACTGCTTGATACGCTGGCGAAGGAACCGCACAGGGTCAGGCTAGGTGACAAATAATCTAAATAAGTTACAACAACTTTAATAACATCGGCCATAAGGTGAGAAATAATGCCAAAACCTTCTCATTCTGGGAAAACTCGAGCAAAACATGCTACACAGAATgaaattgaaataaatgtaaGAACAACCATAATAACATCGGCCATGAAGTAATAGAAAATGCCAAAATCTAACAATGCAAAACATGCTACACAAAATGAATTTAAATAAATGCAGCACCAGATAAGGTTCGCCAGACCAAAACCTTCTCATGCCGAGCGAAATGTGGCACGCAAAATGAATTTAATAAATGTAGCAACATATAACATCGGCCATGAggtaacaaaatagccaaaacctTCTCATGTTGGGAATAATTGTAGCAAACAGATAACATAGGCCATGAAGTAATAAGAAAGCCAAAACCTTCTCAAGCTGGGAAAACTAGGGCAAATGCATATGGAATGAAATTTATAAATCTAGCAAAGACTAACATGGGCACGAGGTAGGACAGAATGCCAAAACCGACAGCTACGCGCGACCGGAAAGAGATGGAAAAGGAACAGAAGAATGGACATTACATTTTACCTCTTGCACGTTAGCGTCCAGGGCCGCTTGAGCCGGAGCTGGGTCCACTACAATGTCTCTAACAACGTTGGCTTCAGGAGCGCGAGGAACTTGAGGTTGGGCCTCAGCAGCAGGTTCAGCCATATTGAGGTCAAGAAGCTTCTATCGAAATGgtaatgaattcataaaggcgaTACCTCTTATACTCGCTTGGCTAAGACCACTGTAAATACCTTCAGTGTTCTTTATTTTAATTAGTAAATAGAAACATTCACGTTCACGGTCTCTCTGACGATTATCATGCAGTTTTATACAATGTTATACTAGTGTGCCTTTTTCTTTGCCATCAAATACACTCCTAATAGACAGTTTTAGGCCTTGCCTTATAATGACATATAGTCTGGGGACACTCCCATACATGGGCTAAATAGGTATATACCGCCCGATAGGGTATGGATTTTGAGGGTCTCCATCTAATTATCAAAATAGGTATCATTTTTCCCCTtttggcaaaaaagaaaaaaaaattatgttcctgGTATGATACTTTTGTCAGGAATCTTCCAAATTGCCTCTAACACAAGATTTTCCCAATAATATTCTCGTAAAAACGACCAACTTGAATCACTTCACTATTTTAATGTCTCAACTCAAAGGAAAATCACAATCGCTAGGTCGATTCGCACATGGTTTTTGAAATCCTAAACTTGCATCACGTAATTGCAGCTTATTCACCAAGCAACGAGAACAAAAGGAGCAAAGTTCACTTTCACAGTGTGACAGTCACGCGGTCTATTTTCCAACACTCTCCCCCCATTTTTCTCGGGAGAGCAAATGTCTTAGAGGCCATCGTAATCTGATCAGTTAACAATGCAATGAACGAAAATAAAACAGTCTCTCTAGTTTTCATCATCCATTTGTGCAAGTTCCTGTATACAAGCTCTGGCCACAACCGCAGCCTTTCTGTGTGGTCTAAAGGCTGGCACAGTAGGGTTCAGAGCTGCTGGTGCTGTTGTCATGTCGCAGGTAAGTTCAAATGGATATAAATGCTGTACTGGGCGTTCAATGACTGACTTGGGAGTGCGTACCTTTGCTCCTCGGAACACTCTATCTAGGCCAGTTATCAAGTCGATCACCACTCCCAACTTCCACTGAGCACGATTCTTCTCATCAGATTTGATGATAACCACATCCCCTTCCGCTGGATGGGTACTGTCAACCTTGTTCTTTAGGCGGTGTCTCTCCCGGAGCCCCCTCAGGTATTCTTTGGTCCAGCAGGACCATACTACATCTTTACACTTGCCCAAGCACTTTCCATGGGTTCGGAGGTCATAGTCTTGGATGTGATTTGGCTCCAACTCTGGCAGTGCGTTCCGTTGCATGTGCAACAGAGAAGTTGGAGTAAGGATAGGCAGCTCAATGTCATCCTCGACATAATCTAGTGGCCTGCTGTTGAGGGCAGCTTCCACATCTAGCAGCAATCCATTCCCAATAGACTTGTACAGGGATCCTTTAACCACTccgatcaaaacaaaacaaaggacatcCAGTTGGGGTAATCGGACTGAGAAGCACAGTTCCATCCTATATACAATATGTACAGACATCATCCATTTGCAGCGTTCTCGAGGTTATTACATCGAGGAGTCTTTATGCCACGCGGGTTTCTTATGGACACGCCCTGAGCGACAAGGGCTACCTGTAGGTGGCACGTTCTTCTCTGGATTCACCCTGGTGTGATCTGCAGGTTGTGGATTACCAGTTACCGTAGGGTCGCGCACTGGAGAAGGTGTCAGTTGGCTGGGATCTGCCAACTCGGTAAGGGGATCTTCATGCCCTGAGAGGAGTTGTTTACGATTTCTTCGGTACTCCAGATCTCCGACCCTGACAATAAAGCTTTGCTCGTCTACTTTTCCCACACATGTGCCCGCACTCCATTTTCTTTGACCAGGTAACTTCATGCGCACAGTCTCTCCAAGTGAAATTGGCTTGAGTGGCTTGGTATGCTTGTCATAGTGATGCCTTTGACGCTCTTTCATACCTTTCAATGCCCGCGCCTCTCGCTCGGTGTTGTGTCGTGGCTGTAACAAGGTACCAGCTATTGGGAGGAGCGTTTTGCACCTCCTCCCCATGAGGCGCTGTGCGGGGCTTGTTCCAACACCTTCAGTGGGTGTGTTCTGCCAGTCCAGTAGAGCTAAAAACTCTGACTGAAGAGACGTTTGGCCGTTCTTACCGCATTTTCAGCTTTCCCGTTTGATTGGTGATGATGTTTTATGGTCAAAGTTCCATGTCTTTGCAAAAGCCGTGAATTCCGCCGAGGAGAACTGGGGACCGTTGTCAGACTCTGACACCTGACAAGTGGGGTAGGAATTTGCCCAGATATGGTGCAAGGCCAAGCAGTCGTTGAACTCCCACTTTATCTGTGGGTGCAGGCATTTCACGGATGGCTTTCACCTTGGCAGGGTCGACCTTGAGGCCTCCACCTGTTGTTATGTGTCCAATGAAAGACACCTCGGGTTGCCTCAGCTTCAGTTTCTCAGCGTTCAACTTGAGGCCCTTCTCGTCACATAATCGGAGGAAGGGCACCATATTCTTGTCGTGATCACTGTTTGTCTCTTCTATAGTGTCACCCTTCCCAACCACGACAAGGTCGTCGGCTATCACCTCAACTGGCGGCATTCCTTCAATCAGTTCGTGCATTCGGCGCTGAAAGACCTCAGGCGCTGATCGGAGTCCAAATGGCATATGCCTCCAGCGGAAACTGCTGAACAGAGTGTTGAAGGTCGTGAGGTATGACGATGCATTATCGAGCGTGATGTGCCAGCAACCGCTTCCGACATCAAGCTTGGTAAACACTTTCGCACCATGAAGTCGTGTGACTACATCCTCGATATTCAGGAGTGGATAATGCTCCTGTTGGACGGCCT
It includes:
- the LOC138031471 gene encoding uncharacterized protein gives rise to the protein MELCFSVRLPQLDVLCFVLIGVVKGSLYKSIGNGLLLDVEAALNSRPLDYVEDDIELPILTPTSLLHMQRNALPELEPNHIQDYDLRTHGKCLGKCKDVVWSCWTKEYLRGLRERHRLKNKVDSTHPAEGDVVIIKSDEKNRAQWKLGVVIDLITGLDRVFRGAKVRTPKSVIERPVQHLYPFELTCDMTTAPAALNPTVPAFRPHRKAAVVARACIQELAQMDDEN